Within Pseudochaenichthys georgianus unplaced genomic scaffold, fPseGeo1.2 scaffold_1440_arrow_ctg1, whole genome shotgun sequence, the genomic segment aataatcgctggcatccctacttacaataagtgcaaaaCCATAAAGATTCAAACTCCGAACATCAAGGAAAGTGAAGATATATTCACTTCAACCAAGATCGTAATATAGTTAGTACCGGTGAATCGGATACAAGGCCTACATTAACTCAACAAGGGCTTCATGGTTTTTTAAATTGCCAAGGTACAATCGAAATAGATGCACTTTCAGTTTGCGACGGGAGACATGCAGAGTTACTACTGTCCTGATGTCGATGTTGAGATGTAGATCACAAGGTATCCTGATACGTGGAGCCAGTAGTTTGACGAAACGTTGATGGAAGTAGAAACATGCGATGGCTGAGTCCGACAGCAGACTGCTTATCGTTATGTTGAGGAAATCATTAACCTTTCATTGCTGTTCTCTTTCAGGACGGTGTTCACAGCTTGGTGTGACCCGGCGGAGAGTCTGAACCCACAGGAGAGTCAATGTGACAGACATGAAGAACCCGGACCAGTATGGACACAATCACAAGGAGAGTCTGGGTGAGTCCGGACTGACGTCGCCTTAATCTGCTTCCGTCGTCGTGCTGCAGACCGTTCCGTATACCAGGGAAGTCTTTTCAAAAGGGATACAAGCGCTAACATCGGCAAATAAACTCCTCTCCGGTTACTCTGGACGGTCACTAAGAATGTCTTCGCTTTCACGACCTTGGTGTCAAATCAAAGCATTTTGAAGATGTGGAAACCAAGTTCAGACTTCAGGAGTTACTCAAAGCTTCTTTTAAGCATATCCGAGTCATACGGTCAAGATAATCCGTCAGTGGGAAACTGGGTATCCTAACATGGTGGAGGTGGTGGAGGTAGTTTGGGGCGTAGGAGTGTAGGCAGAACTGGTGAGATGATGGTGTGGGCTAACTAATTTCGCTAACATATAACCAcggttcttacggtcattaaaaacagggaaaagtcatgaaaatgtaactaaagttgcgtcaaatataatttatattttatctaatcgccaaaatagtaataatgataataaatactgtatcgtatagtaatgaaacgtaaaatggcatttaagtgacgaggtattttgctggtgagagatgttagtggctttagcgtgtagaagctactatttgatttgttttagaaagGCACGACGTGTTTCaaatgcagaccttattttcctgctacatgttaaaataaaccattttcagtggtaccgctgagaaagagtactttttttggtcatggaaaattaggtaaaggtcctggagaagtcatggaaaagtcgttggtgaaaaagtgtatgaaccctgtataACTAGTATAAATATTAGCGTGGTTACGTGTCGGAAGATCCCTAAAAATCCCCACATTTTGTTTTCATAACGACACAAAAAGCTTCCCGTATATTAGAATTGATTTCCCCATAATCAAAGATATATCATTcattaagaccctcttctttcggcaggccttcgagtaaactttgagcacggtacacctggagtactgccatttttatcgctatctccgacttttatttttgtactctattttatattttgatttcttattattattacaattatttgtcttttatctcaaagcgtatcagtatcccgtgttgtgaagcacttcgagatttgtcttggcagatgagaagcgctatataaattaaatatattattattattattattcaatacCAAAGTCACGATACTGGTCCAGTGGTTTCAATGATGCGGTAAAATACCGATTCCTCGGCTGAAATGAAAGCCAATGGTCGGTTGGATTTGGAAAATTCAATTGGCTAAcgtcctttttttaaataaatggccACAGACGAATGGACGTTATTATTCCAGCGATCACTAAAAAGACGCTAAAAGAAAACCTTCAACGATTTAACTTTCCTTTCTGTCCTCAACGGCCGGTGTTTTGAGTTCTCTCCCTTGGATAACGTCTGACGTGTCTCCTGTGTTGCAGTGTTTGCCGCCCTGTCCGGTCTGGTGCTGGTTCCTCTGGTTCTGCTGGGCTCGGTCCACGGTTGCCCCGGTGTCTGCTCCTGTTACGGGAACACCACCGACTGCTCCTCCGCCGGCCTCCTGTCTCTGACCTCCGTCTTGGTGCTGTTGGACCGGGACTCTCTGATCCTCCGCCTCCCCCAGAACAACCTCTCCTCCCTGGGCGCCACTGAGCTGATGAACCTCAGCCGCCTGGAGCTCCTGGACCTCTCCCAGAATCACTTTTCCGCCCTACAGCCCGGGGCGTTTTCCGACATTAACGGCCTGCGATTCCTCAATCTTTCCTCCAACTACCTCGGGAACCGCGTTTTCTCCGTCCCGAGCAACACCACGGATGTCCTGGAGGGTTTGAATGGGAGTCAAGGGAGCGCCGGATTGAGCAAGGACGCGTTCAGAGGGCTTTGGAGGCTGCGAGGACTCGATTTGTCCTTCAACGGCCTCCTGTGGCTGCCCAAAGGTCTCCTGGACGGGCTGCAGAGACTCGACTGGCTCTCCTTGGCCAGCAATCGTCTGGCGGCCCTGGACCGGGTCACGTTCGAACCCCTGGTGGGGCTTCAGGAGCTCCGACTGGCAGGGAACCCTTGGGAATGCGACTGCAAACTGAGAGAGTTCAAGCACTGGATCGAGTGGCTGATTTACAGGGGTGAGCAcactttagaccaggggtgtcaaactcaaggcccgggggccacattcggcccgcgacttcattttacgtggccccacaagaatataatatgtttattatacggttacatgctccagaagcacgttgcccataaactacatgtcccacaatgcatctcaaatatgacttttttctcagaatttgcattttttcatagaattccttttctcagaattagattttgttttcaaaatttcacttctatttcttttttctccagaatttggcttttctttttaaatcattttgggacatacgcactgaaaagacttttgccctagacttctgctttcagacgtagttaattatgaagttattaccctatccgataataatccaatgcagagcaataatgtaatataatacattatttcatatatatgatatatttatatatgtatttttatatagtcttaaagttacaaccggccctttgagtgcaaccataatgctgatgtggcccgcgatgaaattgagtttgacacccctgctttagattcTCTGGAGCTGGTCTGCTTGAAGGCAGAGCCAGGAGAATCACTTTCATGTTAAGTCTGTACTTCaaattagggatgccagcgattattcgaatattcgttacagtctccataatcgaatattatttttaaaaatcgattttatttatatatttttttaattattttttttattatttatgtatttttttttttctggcttagtttcaaccaaaatatatatatataaatatatatatgctaataatagtaatagtattaataattgtaaatggccattggtcacaccaccagtttgtttcactgtaaacttggaggaagcctgcgtgcagagcagactgctgctgcagctgctacacaccgaccccaccccccctctccctcacacgtgcgtgcagcacagccggccattaccaacttcacttcaaggccacgtcgttgtgatgacatgcttgtttgttgtttgtcctGTTAAACATGTTTCAGTAaagacgtttttttttttttttctcccctgggggggggtcgaataatcgattattattcgccagggctgccgaataatcgattttgttcttggtcagtttctggcaaccctacttcAAATGCAGCCTAATCAAAGCAATGCATCTCTGCACTGTATTGCATTTTAGGATCGACTGGTGCtcaaaagagtgctcaaaagaGTGCTTCGGTCTGATGTCCTGAACAGCCAATATTCCACCTGttgagccccgagcctgttgttcaggtctcaggctccaaaaggacattcccagaacaaatgaccgtatcttctaaaagggttacgttaataatctttgttctcaaagtaatgataaacctgtgcgctggatgtagaagtgtcagagtCAATaaagatgttttgattttaaagtaaattcagattgaacatagtaaaaaaatgtaaatgatagtgtccgtccaaaaaggaAACATGActcatagtgaaaaccacccttgatgATGGGATGgtcgactaaaagctttaggaatccaaactacaacatatgaGAAGTACCCTGTGTCAAGatcgatgcaaaacaagtgacctttgacctttttagagaggcttagcaaaaagaaaaaccttctggggtcatttgggtggatttgacctatctctggaacccattggtcgattttgatgattgacgtctctttctgaccgtcagagccaatgggatcgaggggaactcccacacactccttatttggtaatgtgtgtgtgtcagactgacgcatagccaagaccggaagctgagataactctggtggctaccattagcagctaactttactctctctctctctctctctctctctcgaagagaattgccttgcgttgaaaagtgctatataaataataaaattaacttgcctctctctctctctctctctctctctttctctctctctctctcagacggACAGGTGGACGCGATGCAGTGCAGCCTCCCGGGGGATTTGAAGGGTCGAGATATCCGCAGCGTCCCGGCAGAGATGTTCACTCACTGTCTCCAGGTAACCTCCAACAACAAAGAGACGCCAGGATACGCCAGCAGACCTCCGTGTCCGCCGGGTCGAATCAACACTAACGAGGAATGCGTGCGCCAACGATATCGACCCGTCAGCGTCCGACGCGCCCACGGCACGCAGATCGTCGCGGGCGTGATTTGCGGCACGGTGTGCGTCATGATGGTGGTGGCGGCGACTTACGGATGTGTTTACGCCTCGCTGATGGCGCGGTACCAGAGAGAGATGAAGAGCCGAGGGCAGCCTCTGATGGCCGAGTGCGGCACCGACACGGACCTGGAGGACGGACAGCTGGGTTCTCCGGAGGACCTGCCGCCCAAAGAGGCCATCGTGCACGGGTATCGGATCAGCAGCTTCTGACACgtctgatttttgtattcttccAGGACACTCAACGACTTCTGGAGGCGGAAACGGACTCTACTTCCCTAAGTAGGCAGAAGCTAAAGATTTCACTGTAAAAACCCAGTACAACATCCAGCTTTCCCAGTGCACCTTTTACTGTTGTAAACCATTCTAACACCGATAAATCAGACTGGCTATTATACTGGCGGATGTCGTCTCCGGGGACACGCCGCCTAAAGACGTCATCGTGCACGTTATCGAATCAGAGTCTTCCAACCCGCTGCTTTTGGTCTGATTTCCTGATTCTTCCAGGACGCTCTGGAGACAGAAACCCTCTGAACTGATCGCTAAGGCAGATGCCAGCCATCCtccggaggaaacccatctcagcCTCTTGTATCCCGGTCTTTCTCTTCAACAAGCAGGTAGAAGCTAAAGCAGGTAGAAGCTAAAGCAGGTAGCAGGTAGAAGCTAAAGCAGGTGGAAGCTAAAGCAGGTAGCAGGTGGAAGCTAAAGCAGGTGGAAGCTAAAGCAGGTAGCAGGTGGAAGCTAAAGCAGGTGGAAGCTAAAGCAGGTAGCAGGTGGAAGCTAAAGCAGGTAGCAGGTGGAAGCTAAAGCAGGTGGAAGCTAAAGCAGGTGGAAGCTAAAGCAGGCGGAAGCTAAAGCAGGAGGAAGCTAAAGCAGGTAGAAGCTAAAGCAGGTGGAAGCTAAAGCAGGAGGAAGCTAAAGCAGGAGGAAGCTAAAGCAGGTAGAAGCTAAAGCAGGTAGCAGGTGGAAGCTAAAGCAGGAGGAAGCTAAAGCAGGTAGAAGCTAAAGCAGGTGGAAGCTAAAGCAGGTGGAAGCTAAAGCAGGTAGCAGGTGGAAGCTAAAGCAGGTAGAAGCTAAAGCAGGAGGAAGCTAAAGCAGGCGGAAGCTAAAGCAGGCGGAAGCTAAAGTGGAAGCTAAAGCAGGTGGAAGCTAAAGCAGGCGGAAGCTAAAGCAGGTAGAAGCTGAAGCTAAAGCAGGTGGAAGCTAAAGCAGGTAGAAGCTAAAGCAGGTGGAAGCTGAAGCTAAAGCAGGTGGAAGCTAAAGCAGGTGGAAGCTGAAGCTAAAGCAGGTGGAAGCTAAAGCAGGTGGAAGCTGAAGCTAAAGCAGGTGGAAGCTAAAGCAGGTGGAAGCTAAAGCAGGCGGAAGCTAAAGCAGGCGGAAGCTAAAGCAGGCGGAAGCTAAAGCAGGTAGAAGCTTACGGCATACTCCTTTAGTCTCCGCGCTGCAGCTTTGAAACTCCTCTGAAGCCGCTGAAGCACTTCTGCACCTTGACTTCCCGTCATATCGTTTCTCCTTTAGTTACAAAGCATTTTTACTGTTGTCTTTAGCATTCTAACAACAATACATAACTATTATAGAGGCAGTGTACGAACCGATTGCTCGGACCAGGAGGACGGGCAGATGTCTTCCCCACAGGACACGCCCCCAAAGAGGCCATTGGGCACGGGTATCGGATCAGCAGCTTCCGATCCGCTGCTTCTGTCTGATCCGCTGCTTCTGTCTGTTTCCTGATTCTTCCAGGAGGCGTCTTTCGTTTCTCCGACCCAGTTTAGATTGAACCACGCCCATGTCCACATGATGAATGTGTATCGATTCAGCATCAGAGAGTCGATGGGAGTATTCAAACCACTTCATATGAATTTCacgttttcaaagtaaatggtatTAAGTGCGTTTTTAAAATGAAAGAAGATCACAgtcaggcattttgtttaatattaatTCACCATGGATTTAAGAATAATAAACTACAAGCCAATATGTAGCTTGTAATCGCTCGTTGTTGGAGCTTAGTACAGAACCATGCTAGAGTAGATGTGATATAACGTTAGCGGTGTTAACTTGGGCACCAGCTCTGTCTACATCCATGACGCAGTCACGAACAGCTGCCTGACGCAGGACTGGGAGCGGCTGAATCTATACTGGGTTGGAGGACGCTCCGTCTGGAGGGGGAACCTGCAGCTCCGAGAGAGAGAGGCTAATGGACTGTATTGAGAGAATGCCGCAGCACTTCCTTTAATGTATGGATGCTCTGTGAATTGTTATTCCCCGCGCTGCAGCTTTTGCTCCTCTGAAGCTGCTCATGCACTTCTGCACCTTGACTTCCTTAGTCCTCGAGACACATACTGTACAAAACCTCCTTTTGTTTTGAGCCAAAAACATGTGATTGTGAATCTGTGAAATGTGACTTTTCTccgttttctttttgttttcttctgaTGTGTTATCTTATACGTTACATCCCCACTTTGTTATATGTTATACGTTACATCCCCACTGTGGGAGATAGTCCTTCCTCTGTTCGGAGGATGCCCCGTTGAATTCCCTCTAGATATCAGACA encodes:
- the LOC117441060 gene encoding leucine-rich repeat and transmembrane domain-containing protein 2-like yields the protein MKNPDQYGHNHKESLVFAALSGLVLVPLVLLGSVHGCPGVCSCYGNTTDCSSAGLLSLTSVLVLLDRDSLILRLPQNNLSSLGATELMNLSRLELLDLSQNHFSALQPGAFSDINGLRFLNLSSNYLGNRVFSVPSNTTDVLEGLNGSQGSAGLSKDAFRGLWRLRGLDLSFNGLLWLPKGLLDGLQRLDWLSLASNRLAALDRVTFEPLVGLQELRLAGNPWECDCKLREFKHWIEWLIYRDGQVDAMQCSLPGDLKGRDIRSVPAEMFTHCLQVTSNNKETPGYASRPPCPPGRINTNEECVRQRYRPVSVRRAHGTQIVAGVICGTVCVMMVVAATYGCVYASLMARYQREMKSRGQPLMAECGTDTDLEDGQLGSPEDLPPKEAIVHGYRISSF